One region of Hymenobacter sediminicola genomic DNA includes:
- a CDS encoding DEAD/DEAH box helicase, with product MSDTPQPLAFSDFKINKQLLTAVAEAGFTEPTPVQQQTIPLLLAGHDVLGIAQTGTGKTAAFGLPLLMKVKYAQGTHPRGLVLAPTRELAMQLESHLKKLAVNTDLRIFAIYGGLGPKTQIETIAQGVDILIATPGRLLELYLRGDLVLKELKTLVMDEADKMMDMGFMPQIRRILEVIPSKRQNVLFSATMPDKVTVLSEEFLEFPVRVEVTPAATSAQTVTQQLYEVPNLLTKINLLEYLFLDWDTFQRVLIFTRTKEHADNVASFLQRKAHGEVRVIHGNKGQNVRINAMEAFKAGDIRFLVATDVAARGIDVPQVSHVINFDVPLVYDDYVHRIGRTGRAQHTGAAITFANEAEMHHMQRISELIRQEIPLVPMPPEVTVMPTMFEEQQDMDREKDERRKREDPEFKGAFHERKEWIKPGVTIDKRTGRPFVVGPTRSTKGSKANSTKGSDSRPGTKAVKAARAKARTRRNK from the coding sequence ATGTCTGATACGCCGCAGCCCCTCGCCTTCTCCGATTTCAAGATTAACAAGCAACTGCTTACGGCAGTGGCCGAGGCCGGTTTTACGGAACCTACGCCTGTACAGCAGCAGACCATTCCGCTCCTGCTGGCCGGCCACGATGTGCTGGGCATTGCGCAAACAGGCACCGGCAAAACGGCTGCCTTCGGGCTGCCGCTGCTCATGAAAGTGAAATACGCGCAGGGCACCCATCCGCGCGGCCTGGTGCTGGCTCCTACCCGTGAGCTGGCCATGCAGTTGGAAAGCCACCTCAAGAAATTGGCCGTCAACACCGACCTGCGCATTTTTGCCATCTATGGCGGGCTGGGACCAAAGACCCAGATTGAAACTATTGCCCAAGGCGTCGATATCCTGATTGCCACACCAGGCCGCCTGCTGGAACTCTACTTGCGCGGTGACTTGGTGCTGAAAGAGCTGAAGACGCTGGTGATGGACGAGGCCGATAAGATGATGGACATGGGTTTCATGCCCCAGATCCGGCGCATTCTGGAAGTTATTCCGAGCAAGCGGCAGAACGTGCTGTTCTCGGCCACCATGCCCGATAAGGTAACGGTGCTGAGCGAAGAGTTTCTGGAGTTTCCGGTACGGGTGGAAGTAACGCCGGCCGCTACCTCGGCCCAGACCGTGACCCAGCAGCTATATGAGGTGCCCAATCTGCTCACCAAAATCAACCTGCTCGAGTATCTGTTCCTCGATTGGGACACCTTCCAGCGGGTTCTGATTTTTACGCGCACCAAAGAGCACGCCGACAACGTAGCCAGCTTCCTGCAGCGCAAAGCCCACGGCGAGGTACGCGTCATTCATGGCAACAAAGGCCAGAACGTGCGCATCAACGCCATGGAAGCCTTCAAGGCCGGTGATATCCGCTTTCTGGTGGCTACCGATGTGGCAGCCCGCGGTATTGATGTCCCTCAGGTAAGCCACGTCATCAACTTCGATGTGCCGCTGGTGTACGACGACTACGTGCACCGCATCGGGCGCACGGGCCGGGCCCAGCACACCGGTGCGGCCATCACCTTCGCCAACGAGGCCGAAATGCACCACATGCAGCGCATTTCGGAGCTGATCCGGCAGGAAATCCCGCTGGTGCCAATGCCGCCGGAAGTAACGGTGATGCCGACCATGTTTGAGGAACAGCAGGACATGGACCGCGAGAAGGACGAGCGTCGCAAGCGCGAAGACCCAGAGTTCAAGGGCGCTTTTCATGAGCGCAAAGAGTGGATCAAGCCCGGTGTGACCATCGATAAGCGTACCGGCCGCCCCTTCGTGGTGGGTCCTACCCGCAGCACCAAAGGCAGCAAAGCCAATTCGACCAAAGGCAGCGACTCGCGCCCCGGCACCAAAGCTGTGAAGGCCGCTCGTGCCAAGGCCCGGACTCGCCGTAATAAGTAG